The sequence GCATCCTGACCGAGCCGCATGCCTCGCTGACCGAGCAGTACAAGGCGCTGATGGAAACCGAAGGGTTGCGCATCGAGTTCACCAGCGATGCCATCACCCGGCTGGCCGAGATTGCCTGGCAGGTCAACGAGAAAACCGAGAACATCGGCGCCCGGCGCCTGCATACGGTACTTGAGCGCCTGCTTGAAGAGGTCTCGTTCAGCGCCGGCGACCTGGCTTCCAAGCACGATGAGCAGCCGCTGCGGATCGACGCCGGCTATGTCGATCAACACTTGGGCGAACTAGCGGTCAACGAAGATCTGTCACGCTATATTCTTTAAGGAAACGCTGATTAATTGCACGCAAGTCCAGTGGCCCGGTTGTCGCTGACCTGTTCTGGACTGTCGATGCCCCGGATGGGCATCGTCAAGCCCCCAGGGGTGAGGCAAGCGTTTACCAAGCATACTTGGTGCGCAGCCGAACGCCGACCGATCTGTGATCGGTTGGCCGGACCCGGAGGGGGTTCACGGCGTGTCCAGAACAGGTCAGCGACAATTGGGTCAACACCGAAACTGATTTAATCAGTGTTTCCTTAACTGACAACCAGGACCAAGCATGCCCGCTCCGCTGCCGACCACCATCAAGCTGCACAAGACCTCGCGTACCCTGGAGCTGGGTTATGCCGATGGTCGCAGCTTTGCGCTGCCGGCCGAGTACCTACGGGTCAACTCCCCCTCAGCCGAAGTCCGCGGGCATGGCAAACCGGTGCTGCAAACCGGCAAGCAAAACGTGGCTTTGCTGAATGTCGAACCCGCCGGCCGTTACGCGCTCAAGCTGGTGTTCGACGACGGCCATGACAGTGGTCTGTACAGTTGGGATTACCTCTACCAACTGGCCAGCGAATATCCCCAGCGCTGGCAAATCTACCTCGACCAACTGGACGCCGCTGGTGCCAGTCGTGACCCAGACGTTTCGGTTGTACGCTTCAAGCCCTGAACCGACTAACCAGTCTGTAATCTTTCTCTCCGATAATTCCAGTTCCGGTACCGAAAGACTGGTTAACAGCGCCCAGCGTGCGTGCTAACTTGTCTCAAGGACGCAATATTTTTCCAGGTCATAGCGATCAGCCTGTTCCTGTTTTTGGCATGGCGCTTGCTGCACTGCTGTACCTGCATCACAACGGAGCGTAAACATGGCCAACAAGAACAACGAAGACATCAGTCAAAAAGCCAGCGAAAACATTTTGGGCCCCAACCCGGTGGTCGGGATTCCGGCCCGTGATCTGCTTAGCACTGCCCGCCTGGTACTGCGCCAAACCGTCAAGCAGCCGATTCACAGCCTCAAACATGTTGGTCGCCTGGGACTGGCGGTCAAGGACGTAATGCTCGGGCGCTCAGACATAGCCCCGGCCCCGGACGACAAACGCTTCAGCGATCCGACCTGGAGCCTCAACCCACTCTATCGCCGCTACATGCAGACTTACCTGGCCTGGCGTCAGGAGCTCAACACCTGGATTACCCAAGCCGACCTGACACCCCAGGACATCAGCCGCGCCCAGTTCGTCATTGCCCTGATGACCGAAGCCATGGCTCCGACCAATACCGCCCTGAATCCGGCAGCGCTCAAACGCTTCTTTGAAACCGGCGGTAAGAGCCTGTTCGACGGACTCACTCATCTGGCCCAGGACCTGGTGCACAACGGCGGCATGCCCAGTCAGGTCAACATGAACGCCTTTGAGGTTGGCCAAAACCTGGCCACGACCAAGGGCTCAGTGGTATTTCGCAACGAAGTGCTGGAACTGATCCAATACAAGCCGCTTACCGAGGAAGTCTACGAACGCCCGGTGCTGGTAGTGCCACCGCAGATCAACAAATTCTATGTTTTCGACCTGTCACCGGAAAAAAGCCTGGCTCGCTATCTGGTTAGCAGTCACCTGCAGACCTTTGTGGTCAGTTGGCGCAACCCGACCAAGGCTCAGCGCGAATGGGGCCTGTCAACCTACATCGAGGCGCTCAAGGAAGCCATCGACGCGGTGCTGGCCATCACCGGCAGCAAGGACCTGAGCATGCTCGGAGCCTGCTCGGGCGGCGTCACCACGGTGTCTCTGCTTGGCCACCTCGCGGCGCTGAAAGAGAAGAAAGTCCATTCCTTCACCCTGCTGGTCAGCGTGCTGGATACCGACGTCAAAACCCAGGTTGCACTATTCGCCGACGAAAAGTCGATCGAAGCGGCACGACGCATGTCCTATCAGAGCGGCGTACTGGAAGGCCGCGACATGGCCAAGGTATTCGCTTGGATGCGCCCCAACGACCTGATCTGGAACTACTGGGTCAACAACTACCTGCTCGGCAACGAGCCGCCGGTGTTCGATATCCTGTTCTGGAACAATGACACCACTCGGCTACCGGCCGCGCTGCACGGCGAATTCCTTGAACTGTTCAAGACCAACCCGTTGACCCGTCCTGGTGCACTGGAAGTCTGCGGCACCCCGATTGACCTGAAACAGGTCAAATGCGACTTCTTCTGCATTGCCGGCCTCAACGATCACATCACTCCCTGGGAGGCCTGCTTCCGCTCAGCACGACTGCTCGGCGGCAAGTGTGAGTTTGTACTCTCGTCCAGCGGGCACATCCAGAGCATTCTGAACCCACCCGGCAACCCCAAGGGCCGGTTCTTCACCAACTCACAAATGAGTGAAGATCCGAAGCATTGGCTGGAGACGGCTACCAAGCAGTCCGACTCCTGGTGGCAATACTGGCGCGACTGGTTGCATGCCCGCGCCGGCAAGCTGAAGCCGGCTCCGGCGGTGCTTGGCAACGACGACTACCCGGCGCTGGAAGCCGCCCCGGGTACCTATGTACACGAGCGCTAGGGCCTATATGCCGCAACAACATTTCATCTTTCGCACCATTGAGGTGGACGGCCAGTTCCTGCGTACCGCGGTTCGCCCTGGCCAGGGCAACCATACGCCGCTGCTGATCTTCAACGGCATCGGCGCCAATCTGGAGCTGGTGTTCCCGTTTGTCCAGGCACTCGACCCAGAGCTGGAAGTGATCGCCTTCGACGTGCCCGGGGTGGGTGGCTCATCCACCCCACTGACCCCGTTCCGGTTCCCGGGGTTGGCTCGGCTGGCCGCGCGCATGCTCGACTACCTGGGTTACGGCCAGATCAATGTCATTGGCGTGTCCTGGGGCGGTGCACTGGCCCAGCAGTTTGCCTACGACTACCCCGAACGCTGCAAGAAGCTGATTCTGGCCGCGACTTCGGCCGGAACAGTGATGGTGCCTGGACGTCCCGGGGTCTTGCTGAAGATGGCCAGCCCTCGACGCTATATTCAACCCTCGCACGGGGTTAAGATCGCCCCGGATATTTATGGCGGCAGCTTCCGTCGCGACCCGAAGCTGGCCAAGGCGCATGCCGCCAAGGTTCGCTCCTCGGGCAAGCTGGGCTATTACTGGCAACTGTTCGCCGGACTGGGCTGGACCAGCATTCACTGGTTGCACCGGATCAAGCAGCCAACGCTGGTGCTGGCTGGCGACGATGACCCGATCATCCCGCTGGTCAACATGCGCCTGCTGGCCTGGCGCATTCCCAATGCAGAACTGCACGTCATCGACGACGGCCATCTGTT is a genomic window of Halopseudomonas phragmitis containing:
- a CDS encoding gamma-butyrobetaine hydroxylase-like domain-containing protein, translating into MPAPLPTTIKLHKTSRTLELGYADGRSFALPAEYLRVNSPSAEVRGHGKPVLQTGKQNVALLNVEPAGRYALKLVFDDGHDSGLYSWDYLYQLASEYPQRWQIYLDQLDAAGASRDPDVSVVRFKP
- the phaC gene encoding class II poly(R)-hydroxyalkanoic acid synthase; the encoded protein is MANKNNEDISQKASENILGPNPVVGIPARDLLSTARLVLRQTVKQPIHSLKHVGRLGLAVKDVMLGRSDIAPAPDDKRFSDPTWSLNPLYRRYMQTYLAWRQELNTWITQADLTPQDISRAQFVIALMTEAMAPTNTALNPAALKRFFETGGKSLFDGLTHLAQDLVHNGGMPSQVNMNAFEVGQNLATTKGSVVFRNEVLELIQYKPLTEEVYERPVLVVPPQINKFYVFDLSPEKSLARYLVSSHLQTFVVSWRNPTKAQREWGLSTYIEALKEAIDAVLAITGSKDLSMLGACSGGVTTVSLLGHLAALKEKKVHSFTLLVSVLDTDVKTQVALFADEKSIEAARRMSYQSGVLEGRDMAKVFAWMRPNDLIWNYWVNNYLLGNEPPVFDILFWNNDTTRLPAALHGEFLELFKTNPLTRPGALEVCGTPIDLKQVKCDFFCIAGLNDHITPWEACFRSARLLGGKCEFVLSSSGHIQSILNPPGNPKGRFFTNSQMSEDPKHWLETATKQSDSWWQYWRDWLHARAGKLKPAPAVLGNDDYPALEAAPGTYVHER
- the phaZ gene encoding poly(3-hydroxyalkanoate) depolymerase; the encoded protein is MPQQHFIFRTIEVDGQFLRTAVRPGQGNHTPLLIFNGIGANLELVFPFVQALDPELEVIAFDVPGVGGSSTPLTPFRFPGLARLAARMLDYLGYGQINVIGVSWGGALAQQFAYDYPERCKKLILAATSAGTVMVPGRPGVLLKMASPRRYIQPSHGVKIAPDIYGGSFRRDPKLAKAHAAKVRSSGKLGYYWQLFAGLGWTSIHWLHRIKQPTLVLAGDDDPIIPLVNMRLLAWRIPNAELHVIDDGHLFLVTRADAVAPIIMRFLAEEKQRAVIRPQLVRPATKP